A stretch of the Oncorhynchus mykiss isolate Arlee chromosome 23, USDA_OmykA_1.1, whole genome shotgun sequence genome encodes the following:
- the si:ch1073-126c3.2 gene encoding uncharacterized protein si:ch1073-126c3.2, with translation MTQTSTRRVLLCFCSLTALLSCAVAQEEDVGNNSCSSTTLLFKQLSTHLAEAAQCAKHINSQWSDNQTAVVINSLQTLTVILQKHQKTVCHNFEPKECPAAVAQSKGGLVCVTNKKRRYCKPMCNEGFDFAFLRNSRLYEECSADTRFKWTTQYIGGDKLAVCNKSSRSIAGAKTAYFPKNQDCLTTKSNRDLEAQLIQQFKSELKDIEGETEYDCLLCG, from the exons ATGACACAAACTTCAACAAGAAGAGTTCTACTTTGCTTTTGCTCACTGACAG CTCTCCTCTCATGTGCTGTTGCTCAGGAGGAAGATGTTGGGAACAATAGCTGCTCCTCAACCACCTTGTTGTTTAAACAGCTCTCTACTCATCTTGCA GAGGCAGCACAATGTGCTAAACATATTAATAGCCAGTGGAGCGACAACCAGACTGCTGTTGTGATTAACTCCTTGCAAACACTGACAGTCATTCTACAGAAACATCAAAAAACAG TTTGCCATAACTTTGAGCCCAAAGAGTGTCCAGCTGCAGTAGCCCAGAGTAAAGGAGGACTTGTgtgtgtcaccaacaaaaagagGCGTTACTGTAAACCCATGTGCAATGAG GGCTTTGACTTTGCATTCTTGAGGAACAGTCGTCTGTATGAGGAATGCAGTGCAGACACCAGATTCAAATGGACAACCCAGTACATTGGAGGTGACAAGCTGGCCGTTTGCAACA AATCCTCCAGATCTATTGCAGGAGCTAAAACAGCCTACTTTCCCAAGAACCAGGACTGCCTGACTACCAAGAGTAACAGAGATCTTGAGGCTCAGCTCATTCAGCAGTTCAAAAGTGAGCTGAAGGACATCGAGGGAGAAACAGAATATGACTGTCTCCTCTGTGGATAA